A stretch of Vigna angularis cultivar LongXiaoDou No.4 chromosome 4, ASM1680809v1, whole genome shotgun sequence DNA encodes these proteins:
- the LOC108331171 gene encoding phytohormone-binding protein — MTKELSDTTEVSVGLEALWQAFSKDLAVTVVKVIPNIVKDATVVEGDGGVGTVFLFKFFSGVSPVSYQKEKITELDEISHEIGLQVVEGGFLEKGFSYFKTSFQLSAVAEEKTLVKVKISFDSESEIAENVQPVKSLESVLSFVRCLETYLSNDA; from the exons ATGACGAAGGAATTGAGCGACACAACCGAGGTGAGTGTTGGGTTGGAAGCCCTGTGGCAAGCCTTCTCAAAGGATTTGGCAGTAACGGTTGTAAAAGTTATTCCAAATATAGTGAAAGATGCGACCGTGGTGGAAGGTGATGGTGGCGTAGGCACAGTCTTTCTCTTCAAATTTTTCTCCG GTGTGAGCCCAGTGAGTTACCAGAAGGAGAAGATCACAGAGCTTGATGAGATTTCTCATGAAATTGGGCTGCAAGTGGTTGAGGGAGGGTTTCTGGAGAAAGGCTTTTCATACTTTAAGACAAGTTTTCAACTATCTGCAGTGGCAGAGGAAAAGACTTTGGTGAAGGTGAAGATCTCTTTTGACTCTGAGTCTGAGATCGCAGAAAATGTTCAACCTGTGAAGTCACTAGAGTCTGTTTTATCCTTTGTGCGATGCCTGGAAACATATCTGTCGAATGATGCTTGA